The Bradyrhizobium betae genomic interval TAGCGGCATGCGCCGCGGTCCCTTCACCTGCCCTTCGTCGGCCTGACTTCGGTGACGTGGCCCATCTTGCGGCCGGGGCGCGGCGCGCCCTTGCCGTAGATGTGCACGGTCGCGCCAGGGACCGTCAGCCACTTCTCGTAGTCGTTGATCTCGTCGCCGATCAGGTTGGTCATGGTGACGATCTCACCGTGACGTACCGCCTTGCCGAGCGGCCAGCCGGCGATGGCGCGGATATGCTGCTCGAATTGCGAGACCGAGGCGCCGTCGAGCGTCCAGTGTCCGGAATTGTGCACGCGCGGGGCGATCTCGTTGACCAGCACCTTCGGCCCGGTGCCATTCGCCAGCACGAACATCTCGACGGCGAGCACGCCGACATAGTCGAGCGCGTTCGCGATCTTGCCGGCGATGCTGCGCGCTTCGTCCGCGAGGGTGTCCGGAATCTGCGCGGGCGCGCGCGAGATTTTCAGAATGTGGTCGCGGTGCTCGTTCTCGGTGACGTCGAAGCACTCGACCTGGCCCGACGCCGAGCGTGCGGCGATCACGGAAATCTCGCGCTCGTACGGGACGAAGGCTTCGAGGATCGCCGATTTGGTGGCGAGGCTGGTCCAGACCTTGGCGATGTCGTCGCCCTCGCGAATGATGGCCTGGCCCTTGCCGTCATAGCCGAAGCGGCGGGTCTTCAGCACGGCGGGGAGGCCGATCTTGACGATCGCCTCGCGCAACGAGGAGACTGACGTAACGTCGGCATAGGCGGCGGTGCCGATGCCGAGCCGCGTCACGAAATCCTTCTCGGCGAGTCGGTCCTGGGTGGTCTCGAGGATCTTGCGGTTGGGCAGCACCGGGCGGCGCGCATCCAGCACCATCGCGGCGGCGGACGGCACGTTCTCGAATTCGTAGGTGATGACGTCGACGTCGTTGGCGAACAATTCCAGTGCCTCGACGTCGGCATATTCGGCGCAGGTCGCGTTCAGGACGACGTCGAAGGCAGGGGAGTCCGGATCGGGCGAGAACACCTGGCAGCGCAGGCCCAGTCGCGCCGCGGCCATCGCCAGCATCCGCCCCAATTGTCCGCCGCCAAGGATTCCGATGGTGTCGCCGGGCTTCAGCTTCACCTGCTTGCTGTCGGTCACGCCTTGTCCTCCGGGCGCTCGGCAACCGCCTCGGTCTGCGCCTTTCGCCAGGCGGCAAGACGGTCGGACAGCGCCGGGTCGGACAGCGCCAGCACGGCCGCGGCAAGCAGCGCCGCGTTGATCGCACCTGCCTTGCCGATGGCGAGGGTGCCGACCGGGATGCCTGCGGGCATCTGCACGATCGAATAGAGCGAATCGATACCCTTGAGCGTCCTGGATTCGACGGGAACGCCAAGCACCGGCAGTTCCGTCAGTGCCGCTGCCATGCCGGGCAAATGGGCAGCGCCGCCGGCGCCCGCGATGATGACCTTGAAACCTGCCGCCTTGGCGCCCTTGGCGAAGGCGAACAGCCGGTCGGGGGTGCGGTGTGCCGAAACGATGCGAGTCTCGGCGGCAATGCCCAGTGCTGCAAGCGTGTCGGCGGCGTGCCGCATCGTCTCCCAGTCCGACTGGCTTCCCATAATGATGGCGATCGGCGCGGTCATGACGTCAATTGTGCTCGGAAAACAGAAAGATAGGCCAGATTAAAGGTTCCGGCCGGTGGCTCGCAAGGCGGTGGCAAGGAGAAGGGAATGCACTATCCTGTCTTGGTGAATCCCCGCAAGCCTTCATTGAGCAGGATGCCCATGAAGAAACCTACAAGGGCGAGCGCTGCGAAGGCCAAAAAGGGCCGGAAGACCAGCGCCAGCCGATCCAAAGCCGTTCCCGAACGGTTGGCCAAACCTCCGGCGAAGCGTCCGGCCAAGCCGTCCCGGCGCGGGGCGTCGGCGGCCGCCGACACCAAGGCGACCATCCGCGGCTTGCGGAGCAAGCTCAAGGAGGCGCAGCGGCGAGTCACGGAACTGGAAGCCGCGGCCGACACCGATTTCCTGCTGGAGATTCCGAACCGGCGCGGTTTCGAGCGCGAGCTGAGGCGCGCCATCGCCTACATGAAGCGCTATCGCGCCAGCGGCGCCCTGATCGTGCTCGACGTCGATCGGCTGAAGCCGATCAACGATTCCTTTGGCCATGCTGCCGGGGATGAGGTGCTCAAGGCGATCGCGGCCGCGCTGACGCGGCAGATCCGCGCTTCCGACGTGGTCGGCCGGCTCGGCGGCGACGAGTTCGCGCTGCTGCTGTGGAACCTCAGCGAGACCGATGCCAAGGCGAAGGCCGCGATCTTCGAACAGGCGATCGACGATCTGTCGTTCACCTTTCGCGGCCAGCACGTGACCGCGGGCGCGTCCGCCGGTGTCGCGCTATTGGGCGCGCACTCCGATGCGGGCCGCGCGCTGGAAGAAGCGGATGCGGCCATGTATGTGCGCAAGGCGCACCGGAGGCACGAGCCGCGGATCAGGCTCGTCAGCAGCTGACTTTACAGTGTCGCGAGGTCTTCCGGCACGTTGCCGAATTTGCGCAGCAGCGTGGCGTCGCCGAATTCGCCGGTCATGGGATCGCCGCTGCGGCTGAATGCGACCGCGCCGATATGGCCCGCACCGCGCGACAAAATTTCGGCACGCCGCAACGCGGCCGTCGAGCTCTGGCATTCCTCGGCAGCGCCCGCGACAGGCGATCCGTCGGCATCGATCAGGAAAGGCATTGCAACGTAGTAGGTCACATCCGACATGGCGTTGCTCCCGGTATCAAAACTTAAGCGGCGCTGCTCCGCATCTTGCTGCGCGAGGTCTCCGGAATGCAGCCGGCTGAAATCGCCGCCCGCAATTCCTCGAGCTCGGCCTCCAGATATTCGTTGGCCATGATCAGCGCCTTGATGGTGCTGCGCAGATTGCCGTCGCACATCGCGATCGCCTGATCGCAGGCCTGCTCATAATGGCTGTTGTCGAGAAGGGCGGTTGCCGGCATCTGCGTTGTCCTTGTGAGTTTTCTTGGCGCTTCCTAGGGGCGTTGATCTGTTCAAATGTTCCTATTTTGTTCTTTTGGAGTCAAGCGGATTCCTGGTACGGCGAGCTGCCGCGCAAATCGCCTGTGGATCAGGCGATGATGTCCGGCGTGATCTGGTCTTCGATGAACTGGATACGGTCGCGCAACAACAGCTTGCGCTTCTTCAACCGCTGTAACCGCAATAGGTCGGGGGCAGGCGATTGATGCAGTGCATCGATCGCCGCATCGAGATCTCGGTGTTCCTGCTGCAACCGGGTGAGCTCGGCTTCGAGCTCACGCTCGTCTTCATTGGTCATGTCTGCGGTGGCCGAAAAACCGATGGCGTGAGATGAAGGCTGTGGATGCCCTGTGGAAATTATCGTCCTTGCGCGCCGTGATCGCAAGCGATCTCGGACCGTCGCTCACCAATCTCTCGCAAGATAGTTCAACGATTCGCCGCGGCGCTACACAACCGTATTGATATCATGAATTTTTTCCCGCACGGTTCCTTACTCACGCTTCGTTACATATGAATTTTCAAAAATGACACTGCGACAACGGATACCCATCGACAGAACGAATCGGTGATGTACACTTCCTCGTCCGGATCGAATCCAAGGTTCACCCCTACCGAGGAGGTTTCGAATGACAATTCAGGCACATCTGGTTGAATTGGAACGGAAGCACCAAACTCTCGAACACGAATTGCACGAAGCTCTCGTGCACCTTTCAACAGACGACCTGCAAATTGTTGAGTTGAAGCGCCGAAAATTGATGGTCAAGGACCAGATCGAGCGTCTGAGGCACACCGGCGACACGCTCCACTAGTAACCCCCCATAACAGCGTAGAGTTTGACCGTACCCTTTCAGGCAGGGGTGAGAGCTATTGCGCTCATCCCTGCTGCAGGGCGCATATGCAGCGCGACGATGTTTGCGCGGCGCTTAGATTTGCGCGAGCTCGGCGACGTGGTCCGCGATCGCGAGCGACGACGTCAGTCCCGGCGATTCGATTCCGAACAGGTTGACCAGGCCTTCGACGCCATGATCGCGCGGGCCCTGCATCAGGAAATCCTGCGTGGCCACCGCCGGCGGCACGATCTTCGGGCGAATGCCCGAATAGCTCGGCATCAGCGCGCCATGGGGCAGCGTCGGCCAGTATTTTCGGATCGCCGGATAGAACCGCTCGGCGCGTGATGGATCGACCTCGTAATCGATCGTCTCGATCCACTCGACGTCGGGGCCGAAACGCGCCTGTCCCGCCATGTCCAGCGTCAGATGCACGCCGAGCCCGCCGGGCTCGGGCACCGGATAGATCAGGCGCGAGAACGGCGCCCTGGCGTTGCAGCTGAAGTAGTTTCCCTTGGCGAGATAGGCCGGCGGAATCCGGTCGATCGGCATGCCGTCGATGTGGCGCGCCACGTTCGTTGCCGAGAGCCCGGCGGCATTGACGAGCAGGTCGCATTGCAGCGTCATCGGTGCTTCGCCGCCCGCCTCGACCTCGATGACGCCGCCAACCGCCTTGGCGCGGATCAGCGGGGTGTGAAACGCGAAGGCGGCGCCGGCGGCCTCGGCTTCGCCTCGCAGCGAGAGCATGTAGGCATGGCTGTCGATGATGCCGGTCGACGGCGAGAGCAGCGCTGCGTCGCAGGCGAGCGCCGGCTCCAGCGCGCGTGCAGCTTCGCCCGCGAGCAGTTGCATGTCGAGCACCCCATTGGCCTCGGCATGCGCCTTGATCGATTGCAGCTTCTCGGTCTCTTTCGGGTTGGTCGCGACGATCAGCTTGCCGCAATTCCTGTGCGGGATGCCGCGCTCGCCGCAGTAGCGGTACAGCGCGTGCTTGCCGTCGACGCACATGCGCGCCATCCAGCTTCCGGCGCGGTAGTAGATGCCGGCATGAATCACCTCGCTGTTGCGCGAGGAGGTGATGGTGCCGATGGCCTCGGCCTCCTCGAGCACGATCACCTCGCGCCCGGCCTGGGCGAGCTTTCGAGCCACCGCGAGCCCGACCACGCCGGCTCCGATGACGACGCAGTCGACCCTATCCATGATTGTGCAGAAGGCTCGCTGGAGGGGCCGGTCGTATCGGGTTGCCGGGGAAACGGGCCGTGCGGCGATTTTCCATTAAGGAAGCATTTATCATGTCAGGGCAATTGCCGTATTTCGCGTCACATTTTTCTGTTGCACGTACAGGCGTTTACCCGATCCAAACCGGCGAGGCCAGACAATCCGACGTTGAAATCGCGGGTGGCTGATGGCTGAGAAGAACTGGCACGTGGGCAGCACGCTACTGATTGCTGTGCAGGCCGTCATGTGCCTGGCCGGCGCGGTCGCGCCTGCGCGTGCCTTTGCGCTATCGGACAGCCTGGCCGCGCCGAGCTCTTTCGACAAGCTCGATCCCAACGTGATCTGGGAAGCCCTGATCGGCGGCATCGTCGTCTGCGCGCTGCTGGCCGCGATCGCGCTGTGGATCCATTCCTCGCTGCGCCGGACCAGGCGGTCGCAACTGCGCCGCAGCGCGTTCATCTCCTCGGCCATGAACAATCTCAACCAGGGCGTGGTGATGACGGATGCGCAGCGGCGCATCATGTTCTGCAACGACCGCTATCTCGAGATCTACGGCCTGTCGCGCTCGGATCTGTGGACCGGCATGTCCGGCCACGACATCCTCGAGTTGCGGCGCAAGCGCGGCGTTCTCGGCGTCTCCGACGAGGATTTCTACGAGAAGGCGGCAAGCCCCAACGGCCTGATCACCGAGCTGCCGAATGGCCACGCCATCCTGGTGAAATATTTCGTGCTGCCGAACGGCGGCTCGGTCGCGACCCATCTCGACGTCAGCGAGGAGCGCAGGCTGTCGCGGCAACTCGCCTCGACCAAGCAGTTCCTGGAATCGGTGCTCGACAACGTCCCGGTCTGCGTCGCCGCGAAGAGTATCGAGGACGGCCGCTATATCTTCGCCAATCGCGCCTTCGAGCGCTTCTCGCGCCTGTCGCGCGATCGCATCATCGGCAATCGCGCCGACGAGATCTTCCGTCCCGCGACGGCGAAGAGCATCGAGGCGGCGGACCGCGCCGCGCTGGCATCGTCGGACGGCCAGTTCCGCAACGAATTCAATGTCGAACGCGGTTCCGACAAGCGTATGCTGTCCTCGGTTCGCGTCGTTGCCCGCAACGAGGCGAACCAGCCCGAGTTCCTGATCGCGGTGTTCGAGGACATCACCGACCGCCGTTCGCTGTCACAGGAGCTGGAGAGCACGAAGAAATTCCTGGAGCTCGTGGTCGACAACATCCCGGTGGCGCTGATCGTGGAGCAGGTCAAGGACGGCCGCTATCTGCTCGCCAACCGCAGCGCGGAGACGATCCTCAACCGAAGGCGCGAGGAGGCGACCGGCCTGACCGCCTCCGACATCTTCAATGCCAAGGAAGCCAAGCTGATCATCGCGCGCGACGAAGCCGCGATCAAGAAGCGCGGGATGATCTCCGAGGAGCATCCGATCTCGACCAAGGCCGGGCTGCGCCTGTTCCTCACTCGCCGCGCCACCGTGCTCGATGATGCCGGCGAGCCGCAATATCTGATCAAGACCCACGAGGACGTCACCGACCGCCGGCAGACCGAGTCGCGCATGGCGCACATGGCCTATCATGACGGCCTCACCGACCTGCCGAACCGCGCGGCGTTCCTGCAGGCGCTGAACCAGATGATCGAGGCTTGCGAGGGCACCGGCGAGGAATTCGCGGTCCTCTCGATCGACCTCGACGGCCTCAAGGAAGTCAACGACGTGTTCGGCCATGCGCTCGGCGACAAGCTGCTGATCGAGGTCGCCCAGCGTCTCCAGAACGTCGCGCGCGGCGGCCTGGTGGCGCGCCTGTCCGGCGACGAGTTCGGGCTCATCATTGACGGCAAGCAGCCGGAAGCGGGCCTTGCGCTGGCTCAGCATGTCGGCGAGGCCGTCACCCAGGAATTCCAGATCGACGGCCGGGCGGTTCGCGCCGGCGTCACCACCGGCATGTCGATCTTCCCGCACAATGGCGCCGACGGCGCCTCGCTGCTCGCCAATGCCGGTGCGGCGCTGTTCCGCGCCAAGCAGAAGTCGCGCGGCACGATCAGCCTCTACCAGCCGGAGATGGACCAGCAGATCCGCGACCGCCGCGTGCTGCATCAGGACCTGTCGAACGCGATCAAGAACGGCGAGCTCTCGCTGGCCTTCCAGCCGCAGGGCATCGCGCGCCACAGTGTCGCCGAGAGCGACATCATCGGCTTCGAGGCGCTGGCGCGCTGGCAGCATCCGGTGCGCGGCCAGGTCTCACCGGCCGACTTCATCCCGATCGCCGAGGAGAGCGGCCTGATCGTCGAGATGGGCGAGTGGATCCTGCGCCAGGCCTGCCGCGAGGCGGCGTCCTGGCCGAAACCGCTCCAGGTCGCGGTCAATCTGTCGCCGGCGCAGTTCATGCACGGCGACGTGGTCGGGCTGGTGCATGCGATCCTGCTCGAGACCGGGCTTTCGCCCGGCCGGCTCGAGCTCGAAATCACCGAGGGCGTGCTGATCGAGGATTTCGACCGGGGCCTCGCACTGCTGCGCCGGCTGAAGGCGCTCGGCGTGCGGATCTCCATGGACGATTTCGGCAGCGGCTATTCCTCGCTGAGCTATCTCCAGGCGTTCCCGTTCGACAAGATCAAGATCGACCGCGCCTTCATCATCAATCTCGGCCGCAATCCGCAATCGGCCGCGATCGTGCGCGCCGTGATCGATCTCGGCCACGGCCTCGACATGTCGATCGTCGCGGAGGGTGTCGAGACGGTTGACCAGCTTACCTTCCTCGCCCGGGAGGGCTGCGACGGCGTGCAGGGCTACCTGCTCGGCAAGCCGCTGCCGATCGGGAAATATGCCGGCCTTGTCGGCCGCGCCGAGACGATGGAGCTTGCGCTCAAGACCGGCTAATGATGGAGCGCTTCGCTCCCATTCGACGGCTTCATGGCGGATTACGACCTCGCGATCATCGGTGGCGGTCTGAACGGTGTCAGCCTCGCCCGCGATGCGGCTGGCCGCGGCCTGCGCGTCATCCTGCTGGAGCAGGGCGATCTCGGCGGCGCCGCGTCGTCGGCGACGCCGCGGCTGATCCATGGCGATCTGTCCGTGCTGGAGCGCCGCGGTTTCCGGCGGGTGCGCCGGGCGCTGGCCGAGCGCCGGACCTGGCTCCGGATCGCGCCGCATCTGGTGCGGCCGATGCGGTTCGTGATCCCCGCCCATTCCGAGGAACGCCCGCCCTGGCTGCTGCGCGCCGGTCTGTTCGTCTATGACAGCCTGACGAGCCGGAGCGGGCTGCCTGTGACGGCCACCCTCGACATCACACATCATCCGGTCGGCAATGCGCTGAAACGTCCGTTCGGAACGGCTTTCGAATATTCGGACTGCGTCGTCGACGATTCCCGTCTGGTGGTGCTCACGGCGCTCGACGCGGCCGAACGTGGCGCGGTGATCCGGACCGGGGCGCGCTGTGTGCGCGCCGATCGAACCGACACCTGGCGGCTCGCGGTGGTCGACCGCGGCCATCGCCACACGATCACGGCGCGGGCGCTGGCCAACGCCACTGGCGGCTGGACCTCGATGGTCGCGCAGACCGTGCTGCGGCAGCCGCAGCCTGCAATGGCGGCCATGCAGATGAGCCAGATCGTCGTGCCCAGGCTGTTCGAGCATGACCACGTCTACGTCTTCCAGAACAGCGATGGACGGCTGATCTTCGCGTCCAGCTTCGCGCGCGACTTCACGCTGATCGGGACCGTCACGCATGATTTCACCGGCGATCCCGCGATCGTGGCGGTGCCGGGGGCCGACGTCAGCTATCTCTGCGACGCGGCCAGCCGCTATTTCCGCGAGCGTGTCGCACCGACCGACGTGGTGCGCGCGGTCTCCGGCGTCAACCTGACGCTGGCGTCCGCACGCCGGCGCGACGGTACCACGCTGTTCCACGCGCGCCGGCGCAAGGCGCCGCTGATCACGATGTTCGGCGGCGACGTCACGACGTCACGCCTGCGCGCGGAACGGGCCGTGACGCGGTTGACGCCGTTCTATCCGATGTCGCCGCGCTGG includes:
- a CDS encoding 5-(carboxyamino)imidazole ribonucleotide synthase, with the protein product MTDSKQVKLKPGDTIGILGGGQLGRMLAMAAARLGLRCQVFSPDPDSPAFDVVLNATCAEYADVEALELFANDVDVITYEFENVPSAAAMVLDARRPVLPNRKILETTQDRLAEKDFVTRLGIGTAAYADVTSVSSLREAIVKIGLPAVLKTRRFGYDGKGQAIIREGDDIAKVWTSLATKSAILEAFVPYEREISVIAARSASGQVECFDVTENEHRDHILKISRAPAQIPDTLADEARSIAGKIANALDYVGVLAVEMFVLANGTGPKVLVNEIAPRVHNSGHWTLDGASVSQFEQHIRAIAGWPLGKAVRHGEIVTMTNLIGDEINDYEKWLTVPGATVHIYGKGAPRPGRKMGHVTEVRPTKGR
- the purE gene encoding 5-(carboxyamino)imidazole ribonucleotide mutase is translated as MTAPIAIIMGSQSDWETMRHAADTLAALGIAAETRIVSAHRTPDRLFAFAKGAKAAGFKVIIAGAGGAAHLPGMAAALTELPVLGVPVESRTLKGIDSLYSIVQMPAGIPVGTLAIGKAGAINAALLAAAVLALSDPALSDRLAAWRKAQTEAVAERPEDKA
- a CDS encoding GGDEF domain-containing protein translates to MKKPTRASAAKAKKGRKTSASRSKAVPERLAKPPAKRPAKPSRRGASAAADTKATIRGLRSKLKEAQRRVTELEAAADTDFLLEIPNRRGFERELRRAIAYMKRYRASGALIVLDVDRLKPINDSFGHAAGDEVLKAIAAALTRQIRASDVVGRLGGDEFALLLWNLSETDAKAKAAIFEQAIDDLSFTFRGQHVTAGASAGVALLGAHSDAGRALEEADAAMYVRKAHRRHEPRIRLVSS
- a CDS encoding YdcH family protein, producing the protein MTNEDERELEAELTRLQQEHRDLDAAIDALHQSPAPDLLRLQRLKKRKLLLRDRIQFIEDQITPDIIA
- a CDS encoding YdcH family protein → MTIQAHLVELERKHQTLEHELHEALVHLSTDDLQIVELKRRKLMVKDQIERLRHTGDTLH
- a CDS encoding NAD(P)/FAD-dependent oxidoreductase, with product MDRVDCVVIGAGVVGLAVARKLAQAGREVIVLEEAEAIGTITSSRNSEVIHAGIYYRAGSWMARMCVDGKHALYRYCGERGIPHRNCGKLIVATNPKETEKLQSIKAHAEANGVLDMQLLAGEAARALEPALACDAALLSPSTGIIDSHAYMLSLRGEAEAAGAAFAFHTPLIRAKAVGGVIEVEAGGEAPMTLQCDLLVNAAGLSATNVARHIDGMPIDRIPPAYLAKGNYFSCNARAPFSRLIYPVPEPGGLGVHLTLDMAGQARFGPDVEWIETIDYEVDPSRAERFYPAIRKYWPTLPHGALMPSYSGIRPKIVPPAVATQDFLMQGPRDHGVEGLVNLFGIESPGLTSSLAIADHVAELAQI
- a CDS encoding EAL and GGDEF domain-containing protein, yielding MAEKNWHVGSTLLIAVQAVMCLAGAVAPARAFALSDSLAAPSSFDKLDPNVIWEALIGGIVVCALLAAIALWIHSSLRRTRRSQLRRSAFISSAMNNLNQGVVMTDAQRRIMFCNDRYLEIYGLSRSDLWTGMSGHDILELRRKRGVLGVSDEDFYEKAASPNGLITELPNGHAILVKYFVLPNGGSVATHLDVSEERRLSRQLASTKQFLESVLDNVPVCVAAKSIEDGRYIFANRAFERFSRLSRDRIIGNRADEIFRPATAKSIEAADRAALASSDGQFRNEFNVERGSDKRMLSSVRVVARNEANQPEFLIAVFEDITDRRSLSQELESTKKFLELVVDNIPVALIVEQVKDGRYLLANRSAETILNRRREEATGLTASDIFNAKEAKLIIARDEAAIKKRGMISEEHPISTKAGLRLFLTRRATVLDDAGEPQYLIKTHEDVTDRRQTESRMAHMAYHDGLTDLPNRAAFLQALNQMIEACEGTGEEFAVLSIDLDGLKEVNDVFGHALGDKLLIEVAQRLQNVARGGLVARLSGDEFGLIIDGKQPEAGLALAQHVGEAVTQEFQIDGRAVRAGVTTGMSIFPHNGADGASLLANAGAALFRAKQKSRGTISLYQPEMDQQIRDRRVLHQDLSNAIKNGELSLAFQPQGIARHSVAESDIIGFEALARWQHPVRGQVSPADFIPIAEESGLIVEMGEWILRQACREAASWPKPLQVAVNLSPAQFMHGDVVGLVHAILLETGLSPGRLELEITEGVLIEDFDRGLALLRRLKALGVRISMDDFGSGYSSLSYLQAFPFDKIKIDRAFIINLGRNPQSAAIVRAVIDLGHGLDMSIVAEGVETVDQLTFLAREGCDGVQGYLLGKPLPIGKYAGLVGRAETMELALKTG
- a CDS encoding glycerol-3-phosphate dehydrogenase, producing the protein MADYDLAIIGGGLNGVSLARDAAGRGLRVILLEQGDLGGAASSATPRLIHGDLSVLERRGFRRVRRALAERRTWLRIAPHLVRPMRFVIPAHSEERPPWLLRAGLFVYDSLTSRSGLPVTATLDITHHPVGNALKRPFGTAFEYSDCVVDDSRLVVLTALDAAERGAVIRTGARCVRADRTDTWRLAVVDRGHRHTITARALANATGGWTSMVAQTVLRQPQPAMAAMQMSQIVVPRLFEHDHVYVFQNSDGRLIFASSFARDFTLIGTVTHDFTGDPAIVAVPGADVSYLCDAASRYFRERVAPTDVVRAVSGVNLTLASARRRDGTTLFHARRRKAPLITMFGGDVTTSRLRAERAVTRLTPFYPMSPRWTAGAALPGGDFAWDRFDTEVDLARDRWRFLSESEAQRLVAAYGSRLLVVLGEAKTREELGPAFGPELTGAEVRYLMACEWARFPEDILWRRSKLGLTMPGADRDALAAFMAGVN